AATGGTGATCCAGGCATTAACTTCATTAAGAAAAATGTCGCAGATGCAATCACGAAAACAGTGATAATTAGGTACATTAACCTCTTTAAGATATATAATTTCATAAAAACAACCCCTCCTTTGTCTGACTTTTTTGATAGTTTAAAGTATAATGATAATTACGAATGGAAAAAAGTGATATTTTTGAAAGGAGTTGTTCCCCTTTTTTGGGTAAATGATGAGATATGGTACCTATTATCTACAATTATGTGATCTCTTCTCCACAGAAGATTTGATCGAAGTCCCATTGACGCGCTTAGCAGAAGAATGGAAAATCACGACCCGATATGCAAAAAAGATCATTCAAGAGTTACATAAACAACAAATTATCGAATGGACTCCAGGTAGAGGGCGAGGAAACCTATCAAAGCTACGGCTCTTATACGATAAGCATGAAGTAGTAATCGGATTGGCAAAGGAACATGTACGGAAACGAAAAATACAAGAGGCATTCTCTGTCATTCAAACACACGCCCCTGAAGTAAAAGAAAACTTTGTAGATTGGCTATCGGATCCATCACTATAAAAAGGTTGCCCCTTAATTCGCTTGGGACAACCTTTTTTTATATTTTTGTTCAATTCTAAAAGATGGTTACTATTAAATGGTCACTTCATGAATGAATTTCAACAATTTATTACCAGAGCAGCTCTTAATTGATTCATTACTTATTTCAACAGTTTTTTCATTATTGAAAGTCCATATTTATGAGACGGATACCTAAATTTAATATCAAACCGATTCGTTTGTTGAACGACACTCTTTTCATGTGAAAATGCATCAAAGCTCGCTTTTCCATGATAGCTTCCTGTGCCACTTTGTCCAACACCACCGAATGGTAAATACGGAGTAGCGATATGAATCAACGTGTCGTTAATACAACCACCGCCAAACGATAAGGATTCAATAATCTTTTCTTGATTTTGGTCTGTTTCTGTAAACATGTAAAGCGCAAGCGGTTTCGGGTGTGCTCGAACATTCTCGATCACTTCATCTAAATGATTAAATTCTAGAATAGGTAAGATAGGACCAAATATTTCATCTTGCATCACTGGAGCATCCCAATCGATTGAATCAATTAGTGTTGGTTCAATAGCCAACAAATTTCGATCGACCTTTCCACCTTTAATGACTCTTCCATCTACTAAATAGCGAGAGAGTCGATTAAAATGATTTTCATTAACGATTCTTGTCATTTCCTTATTGTTAAGTGGATTCTTGCCATATAATTCTTCAATCGCGTCTTCCATTAAACGAGTTAATTCATCCTTTACTTCCTTCTGAACGTAAAGGTAATCCGGGGCTATACATGTCTGCCCAGCATTCGTAAATTTCCCCCAAATGATCCTTTTAGCTGCCAACATAAGGTCTGCACTTTCATCTACGATCGCAGGACTTTTCCCACCTAACTCCAAAGTAACTGGAATCAGTTTCTTCGATGCGGCTTCCATTACGATTTTCCCAACATTCACACTACCTGTAAAAAAGATCTTATCAAAATCCTGTTCCAATAGCTTTTGACTGACCTCAACGCCACCTTCAACTACCGCAATGTAACGCTCTTCATAAAGCTCCTGAAACATATCATATATAACTTTAGATACAGTAGGGGTTAGCTCGGAAGGTTTGACAACTGCACAGTTTCCTGCTGCAATCGCCCCAATTAAGGGTGAAATTTGCAATGAGAACGGATAATTCCATGGTGCGATAATGAGCGAAACCCCGTATGGTTCTGGGTATATATAGCTCTTCGTTCCAATGTGAGTTAATGGGGTACTGACGCGTTCAGGCTTCATCCATTTCGTAATTTTATTGATTGCAAAATTAATTTCTTTATACAACATACCAATTTCAGTGGAATAGGCTTCAAACTCCGATTTATTCAAATCTTTCTTTAGAGCACCTACGATCTCTGGTTCATATCGTTGAATCGCTTTCCTTAGTTCATTTAGCTGATTGATTCGGAATTTAGTCGACTTTGTTTCACCAGAAAAGAAATATTGTTTTTGGTTCTTTATAATTGTTTCAATATTTTTCATAAACCTAAAGAACTCCTTCCGTCAATCCGTTCAAACTCATAAACATAATGTAACTCACTTTTCCTAACAGGTCAATTGATACAGATCTGACCCTCTACCACCGCAAGACAAGGAACACTTCGGCAGCGTTACATCGCACGAAGAAAATGCGAATTTCATTTTCGAGGAGTCTCGTCCCCTCATCTTCAATCAACATTAAACCTTAAGATGTCCTTTCATTACAGATGCATTGTATTCTAAAAAAAAAAGACTGACCCGAACATCGATTTTCATCAATGTCTCAAGCCAATCCTATTGCTTTTAGAAATCTTACTTTTCAGTTTTGGCGTATTCTTTTTCCTCTTCGTTTGTAGGAATGCCATCTCTTTTCCGTGTGATTTCTCTCGTTAGTTCATCCACACTTGAACGAACATTACCTTTTCCAGAGAAGTTTTCGATTAGCTCCTTCACATCTAATCCTGATGAAGCTTTAAGTGATTCTTGAAGTGTAGACATCAAGTTAGTTGCATAGCCGGTTACTTTATTGGCACCACCACCTGAACCACTTCCTGTATCAACAACAGTAATTTTATCAATGTTTGAGAGTGGACTCGCTACTTCCTTCGCGTAAGATGGAAGCATGTTCACGATCATATCAAGTATCGCCGCTTGACCGTACTGTTCAAATGCCTCAGCAATCTTTTGCTTCGCTTCTGCTTCAGCAAGTCCTTTTAGACGTATAACCTCTGCAGCCGTTTCTCCTTGTGCCCGTTCCGCATCCGCTTTCGCTATACCATCAATTCGAATTTTCTCTGCTTCTGCTCTTGCCATTGATTCGACACGGTATTGTTCTGCATCTGCTACAGCAATCTGCCTACGCTTATCCGCTTCTGCAGATTGTTCAACCGCATAACGATCCGCATCTGCCTTTTTCTTAACCTCTGAGTCGTATTGTTTTTCTCTACGTGCAATTTCTTTTTCCTCAAGTTCAATTTGCTTTTGACGCTCGATGATTTTAATTTGCATTTGATGTTCGGTAACTTCTTGCATCGCATGCGCTTCTTCCAAGTGATAAGCTTGATCGGCACGTGCTTTCGCTTTATCTTGTTCCTGACGAAATTCCGCTTTTTTCAATTCATTGATTTTTTCAGCTTCTGCAATTTCAGTAGCTCGTTCTAGCTCAGACTTCTTCGCATCTTTATCCGCTTCAGCCCGTTTTATACGTGTTTCTTTATCAGCGTCTGCAGTCGCAATGTCGGCATCTCTTTTCACTTGAGCAATTCTTGGCTTACCAAGAGATTCAAGGTAACCGTTCTTATCACGGACATCTTTAATTGTGAATGAGACGATATAAAGACCCATTTTCGCTAAGTCTT
This Pseudalkalibacillus berkeleyi DNA region includes the following protein-coding sequences:
- a CDS encoding aldehyde dehydrogenase: MKNIETIIKNQKQYFFSGETKSTKFRINQLNELRKAIQRYEPEIVGALKKDLNKSEFEAYSTEIGMLYKEINFAINKITKWMKPERVSTPLTHIGTKSYIYPEPYGVSLIIAPWNYPFSLQISPLIGAIAAGNCAVVKPSELTPTVSKVIYDMFQELYEERYIAVVEGGVEVSQKLLEQDFDKIFFTGSVNVGKIVMEAASKKLIPVTLELGGKSPAIVDESADLMLAAKRIIWGKFTNAGQTCIAPDYLYVQKEVKDELTRLMEDAIEELYGKNPLNNKEMTRIVNENHFNRLSRYLVDGRVIKGGKVDRNLLAIEPTLIDSIDWDAPVMQDEIFGPILPILEFNHLDEVIENVRAHPKPLALYMFTETDQNQEKIIESLSFGGGCINDTLIHIATPYLPFGGVGQSGTGSYHGKASFDAFSHEKSVVQQTNRFDIKFRYPSHKYGLSIMKKLLK
- a CDS encoding SgrR family transcriptional regulator is translated as MMRYGTYYLQLCDLFSTEDLIEVPLTRLAEEWKITTRYAKKIIQELHKQQIIEWTPGRGRGNLSKLRLLYDKHEVVIGLAKEHVRKRKIQEAFSVIQTHAPEVKENFVDWLSDPSL
- a CDS encoding flotillin family protein; its protein translation is MSTILIVGGVVAVLLLALIGVFVSKYRTAGPDEALIVTGSYLGSKNVNIDESGNRIKIVRGGGTFVLPVFQQAESLSLLSSKIDVQTPEVYTEQGVPVMADGTAIIKIGGSIGEIATAAEQFLGKTKADRENEAREVLEGHLRSILGSMTVEEIYKNREKFSQEVQRVATQDLAKMGLYIVSFTIKDVRDKNGYLESLGKPRIAQVKRDADIATADADKETRIKRAEADKDAKKSELERATEIAEAEKINELKKAEFRQEQDKAKARADQAYHLEEAHAMQEVTEHQMQIKIIERQKQIELEEKEIARREKQYDSEVKKKADADRYAVEQSAEADKRRQIAVADAEQYRVESMARAEAEKIRIDGIAKADAERAQGETAAEVIRLKGLAEAEAKQKIAEAFEQYGQAAILDMIVNMLPSYAKEVASPLSNIDKITVVDTGSGSGGGANKVTGYATNLMSTLQESLKASSGLDVKELIENFSGKGNVRSSVDELTREITRKRDGIPTNEEEKEYAKTEK